In one Sebastes umbrosus isolate fSebUmb1 chromosome 13, fSebUmb1.pri, whole genome shotgun sequence genomic region, the following are encoded:
- the LOC119500416 gene encoding uncharacterized protein LOC119500416, translated as MEIEIIDMGEQAFILINAPLILLNLAANIFYACCLIFPPRNAPRLKQPLKMLLGCLFWSSIGYCVSLALLYCVLKEKKHLIMSILLWVIVLFFLHNSMSCSVWLNFYYYIQIVPAQRALMVWVKRNIKSVMNMALLFDGTLFFFSGAIYSAIMILNVKTFTYINGTETGHQFDGLHFTEEVCIYINKVNIFLSLCIMTVSSFSTARYLHRHMKSVAQGFSTPRIQSQMRVTITGISQGVFYFLYGTFYIYGSFTSILPSPHGFGPWISFTATSLYISGTTVNLGIGQAVCRQRAADGWKALKALCGAGMCEV; from the exons ATGGAAATTGAAATCATTGATATGGGTGAGCAGGCTTTCATTTTAATCAAcgctcctctcatcctcctcaaCCTCGCTGCGAACATCTTCTATGCATGCTGCTTGATCTTCCCACCGCGCAACGCACCAAGACTCAAGCAGCCTTTAAAGATGCTACTGGGATGTCTTTTCTGGAGCTCAATTGGTTATTGTGTCTCTTTGGCTTTACTGTATTGTGTGTTAAAGGAAAAGAAACACCTCATTATGTCCATTCTGTTGTGGGTGATTGTGCTGTTCTTCCTGCACAATAGCATGTCATGCTCTGTTTGGCTGAACTTCTACTACTACATCCAGATCGTCCCTGCACAGCGCGCTCTCATGGTCTGGGTAAAGAGGAACATCAAGTCTGTCATGAACATGGCTTTGCTTTTTGACGGGACCCTTTTTTTCTTCAGTGGTGCCATTTATTCTGCAATTATGATATTAAATGTCAAGACGTTTACTTATATCAACGGTACAGAGACTGGACATCAGTTTGATGGACTGCACTTCACAGAAGAAGTTTGTATCTACATCAACAAAGTGAATATCTTTTTAAGTCTGTGCATAATGACAGTTTCTAGCTTTTCCACGGCCCGCTACCTGCACAGACACATGAAAAGTGTGGCACAGGGCTTCTCCACTCCAAGGATTCAAAGTCAGATGAGAGTCACCATCACTGGGATCTCTCAAGGAGTGTTCTACTTCCTCTATGGCACTTTCTATATCTATGGTTCGTTCACCAGCATCCTCCCCTCACCTCACGGCTTCGGTCCTTGGATCTCCTTTACGGCCACCTCGCTCTACATATCAGGCACCACGGTCAACCTGGGCATCGGTCAGGCTGTATGCAGGCAAAGGGCAGCCGACGGCTGGAAGGCACTCAAAGCACTGTGTGGTGCTGGCATG TGTGAGGTTTAA
- the LOC119500418 gene encoding uncharacterized protein LOC119500418 yields MVMSSGSTVVYLSRHMRRMVANGQSLSGPRFSGQVRVAVICIIQGVLYMFCAVWIMLCSGREQRTSGSEQLSAAKHLKYNSLNQEDDAEAQSRRPGLWIKQPLKLLLGSLICCTILYLMSFFVMLFSQLLPGKVAQIPYVVANCSLTSSMTSSVWLNFFYYTQVVPARRALFIWIKKNIKSIIYCIWLVDRLYSVLDFTVEFIESYRTDGFGSSTNFTTGHDLHSSKLWLNILIIAVCMVKANFVFCLCVMVMSSGSTVVYLSRHMCRMVANGQSLSGPRFNGQVRVTVTGILQGVLYMFCAVWIMYMFITDNSFMSIGLFTYLTIINLYMSGTTFNLGAGQAVFRQRATHIWLRAAQCCKAPQVQQSEPGG; encoded by the exons atggTGATGTCCAGTGGTTCTACTGtagtctacctgagcagacaCATGCGTCGTATGGTAGCAAATGGACAGTCCCTCTCTGGTCCACGGTTCAGTGGTCAGGTGAGGGTCGCCGTCATCTGCATAATACAGGGAGTCCTGTACATGTTCTGTGCCGTCTGgattat GCTGTGTTCAGGCAGAGAGCAGCGCACATCTGGCTCAGAGCAGCTCAGTGCTGCAAAGCACCTCAAGTACAACAGTCTGAACCAGGAGGATGATGCTGAAGCTCAGAGCAGAAGACCAGGACTCTG GATCAAACAACCTCTGAAGCTTCTCCTGGGCTCCTTGATTTGCTGTACAATACTATACCTGATGTCATTTTTTGTGATGCTCTTTTCTCAACTACTACCTGGAAAGGTTGCTCAAATCCCATATGTGGTGGCGAACTGCAGTCTGACCTCTAGTATGACCTCCTCTGTTTGGCTGAACTTCTTCTACTACACCCAGGTTGTACCTGCACGGAGAGCTCTCTTCATCTGGATTAAGAAGAATATCAAATCCATCATTTACTGCATTTGGCTTGTTGACAGACTTTACAGTGTGTTGGATTTTACTGTCGAGTTTATAGAGAGTTATCGTACTGATGGATTTGGATCCAGCACCAATTTCACAACGGGTCATGATTTACATTCGTCTAAATTATGGTTGAATATATTAATCATTGCGGTTTGCATGGTGAAGGCCaactttgttttctgtctgtgtgttatggTGATGTCCAGTGGTTCTACTGTcgtctacctgagcagacaCATGTGTCGTATGGTAGCAAATGGACAGTCCCTCTCTGGTCCACGGTTCAATGGTCAGGTGAGGGTCACCGTCACCGGCATCCTACAGGGAGTCCTGTACATGTTCTGTGCCGTCTGGATTATGTACATGTTTATTACTGATAACAGCTTCATGTCCATCGGTCTATTTACCTATTTAACCATCATCAACTTGTACATGTCAGGCACTACGTTCAACCTGGGAGCTGGTCAGGCTGTGTTCAGGCAGAGAGCAACACACATCTGGCTCAGAGCAGCTCAGTGCTGCAAAGCACCTCAAGTACAACAGTCTGAACCAGGAGGATGA